In one window of Fulvia fulva chromosome 5, complete sequence DNA:
- a CDS encoding 54S ribosomal protein L38, mitochondrial, translated as MIQLKTMVNVIDNSGAAIAECVKVLRSKRHARIGDRIIVVVQKQRSFDSSQAQLSAANKVRRGDIRHAVVVRTKKKYQRPDGSVVNFDDNACVLINKGGEPIGTRLNGVVGKELGNFKWSKILSLAPMHL; from the exons ATGATTCAACTGAAG ACCATGGTCAATGTAATCGACAACTCCGGCGCCGCAATCGCCGAATGCGTCAAAGTCCTCCGCAGTAAACGCCACGCCCGCATCGGCGACCGCATAATCGTCGTGGTCCAAAAACAACGCTCCTTCGACTCCTCCCAAGCCCAACTCTCCGCCGCCAACAAAGTCCGCCGCGGCGACATCCGACACGCCGTCGTTGTCCGGACGAAGAAGAAGTACCAAAGACCCGATGGGAGCGTGGTGAACTTTGACGACAATGCGTGTGTGCTGATCAACAAGGGCGGAGAGCCGATTGGGACGAGACTGAATGGAGTGGTGGGGAAGGAGTTGGGGAACTTCAAGTGGAGTAAGATCTTGAGTTTGGCGCCGATGCATTTGTAG
- a CDS encoding Histone-lysine N-methyltransferase SET9: MPHQPADLETALKKKGGLTLSQLANYDDVITDALVDRVYFWSTIRKLKANFHPSRGVQQEDVCKILQEDVVINKDAAKAHERLLNLPGLKRFKNMLKTEDEKGHFERHLRKYVNMYLPDCPFEVTTTNRYTIETAEAAVTARRYIKKGEPIKYLSGIQVEMSEQDEKEMKGRTDFSVVVSSRRKRPSLFLGPARFANHDCKSNAGLNTTGPHGIHIVARRDIDVGEEITVTYGDDYFGIDNCECLCGTCEDELRNGWDPRGQIIHEESSSEEESDEDVSQQAAPARRRVPDPSPARKRKREDADEQKVNGEGPSLKRGRGRPRKYPRLDEATAAAKAQQEDDMDSEDELAAPERTGNNLFGRAFRPARNQGSFAEIGKLSSGDRRDPILDKVLRMLGSVADRQKLRRNTLPAPAPAPPIAPPTPPEQEDEDMEDYEEDDDLEQMRNGRTTLRGARGRFTRLGKAHISRKNSSDSLGSRQGSGVELGPQSSKSKLPSVKKERSFSNLRNVVNANDSPDDDPYSIQPSPAPREELSKKRGRGRPRKYPRPEDIDPVADDSSPSSANTDNSSSASQASSATSMDTFTGGNIAQGICEMLTTGPDAEEGSSSRKVQVTVTEATASMTRTRSARRGDAQLLSPDSADHDRGMRRKSTRGSQTEVKATVTSIEVIDSDDGAEESVVRGKARIPRDYHLCEALLSTAYHRWVECRNCDEFFVQSDAYQTRIACPRCERHSKLYGYYWPKTDKEGKHDKEERILDHRQIHRFIDPEEERFERKGKKALAEVLKEKEISDRQESQESESKPDRASRLRGSPRRSESRRKLARMTM; this comes from the exons ATGCCACACCAACCCGCCGACCTTGAGACGGCGCTGAAGAAGAAGGGCGGTCTTACTCTGTCGCAACTGGCCAACTACGACGATGTTATTACTGATGCGCTGGTTGATCGC GTCTACTTCTGGTCAACGATCCGCAAATTGAAAGCCAACTTCCACCCGAGCCGAGGCGTACAACAGGAAGACGTGTGCAAGATTCTGCAGGAAGATGTGGTCATAAATAAAGACGCTGCAAAAGCGCACGAGAGGCTGCTCAACCTCCCTGGTTTGAAGAGGTTCAAAAACATGCTCAAGACCGAGGATGAGAAGGGACACTTTGAGCGCCACCTGCGCAAGTACGTGAACATGTATCTGCCAGACTGTCCGTTCGAGGTCACAACAACGAATCGATATACGATTGAGACTGCAGAAGCGGCGGTCACCGCGAGAAGGTACATCAAGAAGGGCGAGCCGATCAAATATCTCAGTGGGATTCAGGTGGAGATGTCCGAACAAGACGAAAAGGAGATGAAAGGACGCACAGACTTCAGTGTTGTTGTGTCCAGTCGGCGGAAGCGACCATCGCTCTTTCTTGGCCCAGCACGCTTTGCGAACCACGACTGTAAATCCAATGCCGGCCTTAACACGACCGGTCCCCATGGAATTCACATCGTCGCGCGCAGAGATATCGACGTTGGCGAAGAGATTACTGTAACATATGGCGACGACTACTTTGGCATCGACAATTGTGAGTGTTTATGTGGCACGTGTGAGGATGAGTTGCGGAATGGCTGGGATCCGCGCGGTCAGATCATCCACGAGGAGAGCAGCAGCGAGGAAGAGTCTGATGAAGATGTCTCGCAGCAAGCTGCGCCAGCAAGACGAAGAGTGCCAGATCCCAGTCCTGCTCGGAAGCGAAAGCGCGAGGACGCTGATGAGCAAAAAGTTAATGGCGAAGGACCATCCTTGAAGCGAGGTCGAGGACGACCGAGAAAATATCCGAGACTTGACGAAGCAACAGCGGCGGCTAAAGCTCAGCAGGAGGACGACATGGACTCTGAAGATGAGCTTGCAGCGCCGGAGAGAACGGGCAACAACCTCTTCGGTCGAGCCTTCAGACCTGCTCGAAACCAAGGATCGTTCGCAGAGATCGGCAAGTTAAGCTCAGGCGATCGCAGAGACCCGATACTTGACAAGGTGTTACGGATGCTGGGCAGTGTTGCTGATCGCCAAAAACTTCGTCGTAATACACTACCAGCTCCTGCACCAGCTCCACCAATAGCACCTCCGACGCCTCCGGAACAAGAAGACGAGGACATGGAGGACTACGAAGAGGATGATGATCTTGAACAAATGAGAAACGGTCGTACGACTTTGCGCGGCGCTCGTGGTAGATTCACCCGCCTCGGGAAGGCACACATCTCTCGAAAGAACAGCTCAGACTCCTTAGGAAGCAGACAGGGCTCCGGAGTGGAGCTGGGACCGCAATCTTCGAAAAGTAAGCTCCCATCCGTCAAGAAGGAACGCAGCTTCTCCAACTTGCGGAATGTGGTCAACGCAAACGACTCGCCAGATGATGATCCGTACAGCATACAGCCATCCCCAGCACCGCGGgaagagctttcgaagaaACGTGGGCGCGGACGACCACGCAAGTATCCACGACCTGAAGACATTGATCCTGTGGCGGATGACAGCTCACCATCTTCGGCGAACACCGATAATTCGTCCTCTGCCTCGCAGGCGTCTAGTGCCACATCTATGGACACCTTTACTGGCGGTAACATCGCTCAAGGTATCTGTGAGATGCTGACAACTGGTCCTGATGCAGAAGAAGGATCGTCTTCTCGCAAGGTGCAAGTCACAGTCACTGAAGCAACGGCGAGCATGACCCGTACGCGATCTGCGCGACGAGGTGATGCGCAGCTTCTCTCTCCAGACAGCGCGGATCACGATCGAGGGATGCGGCGCAAGAGCACGCGCGGATCGCAGACCGAAGTAAAGGCGACTGTGACAAGTATTGAGGTGATTGACTCTGATGATGGTGCTGAAGAATCGGTTGTACGAGGCAAAGCGCGCATACCGAGAGATTACCATCTCTGCGAGGCTCTACTCTCTACCGCATACCACCGCTGGGTAGAATGTCGCAACTGCGACGAGTTCTTCGTGCAATCCGATGCCTACCAAACCCGCATCGCCTGCCCCAGGTGTGAACGACACAGCAAGCTATACGGCTACTACTGGCCCAAGACCGACAAGGAAGGTAAACACGACAAAGAAGAGCGTATCCTTGACCACCGCCAGATCCACCGCTTCATCGACCCTGAAGAAGAGCGCTTCGAGAGGAAAGGCAAGAAAGCACTGGCGGAAGTGTTGAAGGAGAAGGAGATCTCCGACCGACAGGAGAGTCAAGAGTCTGAGTCGAAACCAGATCGCGCAAGTCGTTTGAGGGGCAGTCCAAGACGAAGTGAAAGCAGGAGAAAGCTTGCGAGGATGACTATGTGA